One region of Rhodocaloribacter litoris genomic DNA includes:
- a CDS encoding transposase, producing the protein MHEISLAETKEKAEAAFDFFIAAHEARYPKAADCLARDREQRSAFYNFPAEHERHLRTTNPTTATFATVRLHTVKVRGCFSRETIVWNSVCCAAMPGPSSVRSRRYGARSRHG; encoded by the coding sequence ATGCACGAGATCTCCCTGGCCGAGACCAAGGAGAAGGCCGAGGCAGCCTTCGACTTCTTCATCGCCGCCCACGAGGCCAGGTACCCGAAGGCGGCCGACTGCCTGGCCAGGGACCGAGAGCAGCGCTCGGCTTTCTACAACTTCCCGGCCGAGCACGAGCGGCACCTGCGCACGACCAACCCGACCACAGCAACCTTCGCCACGGTGCGGCTGCATACGGTGAAAGTGCGGGGCTGCTTCTCCCGCGAGACCATAGTATGGAATTCAGTGTGTTGTGCAGCAATGCCTGGGCCATCGTCGGTTCGATCGAGGCGGTACGGCGCGAGGTCGAGGCATGGGTAG
- a CDS encoding biotin transporter BioY yields MATLLSLHTPRPAAVDALRGERASVMVQVLGIAGFALLTALGAQVRLYLWEVPFTLQTVAVYGSGLFLGWRNGLLAQLLYLTLGLFLPVYAGDTFGPAYLFGAVTAGYLLAYPLAAAVTGLLSKRWNTLAGSTLAMLAGSLVLFSLGVAWLHAAAGHATWLESLERGWLPFIPVDLAKILFVGLVYAGVRRLR; encoded by the coding sequence ATGGCAACGCTTCTCTCGCTTCACACCCCGCGCCCGGCGGCCGTCGACGCGCTGCGCGGCGAACGTGCTTCCGTGATGGTGCAGGTGCTGGGCATCGCCGGGTTCGCCCTGTTGACGGCGCTCGGCGCGCAGGTGCGGCTCTACCTCTGGGAGGTGCCCTTCACGCTGCAGACGGTGGCCGTCTACGGCAGCGGCCTCTTTCTCGGCTGGCGCAACGGCCTGCTGGCGCAGCTGCTCTACCTGACGCTCGGCCTGTTCCTGCCCGTCTATGCCGGCGATACGTTCGGGCCGGCCTATCTCTTCGGCGCCGTCACGGCGGGCTACCTGCTGGCCTATCCGCTCGCGGCGGCCGTCACCGGCCTGCTCTCGAAACGGTGGAACACGCTCGCCGGCAGTACCCTGGCCATGCTGGCGGGCTCGCTCGTGCTTTTCAGCCTGGGCGTCGCCTGGCTGCACGCGGCGGCCGGGCACGCCACCTGGCTCGAATCGCTCGAGCGCGGCTGGCTCCCCTTCATCCCCGTCGACCTGGCCAAGATCCTCTTCGTCGGGCTCGTCTATGCCGGCGTGCGACGGCTGCGGTAG
- a CDS encoding tetratricopeptide repeat protein, translating into MVTVFRYGLMRLVPAVLGGLLAGVPPAPAQPARPAALDGFASVLDDPRVQALGEAGLDLLYNMKLDEARRTFDRIEALYPAHPIGPFLRGLITWWQILPDLHDTSHDEAFIRQMDEVVRRSDRLLKRNRDDFDAMFFKGAALGFRGRLLSNRGEWLRAARDGKEAMQYVFRIAEHDTANADFIFGKGVYDYFADVVPEKYPVVKPLMLFFPDGDRTRGLRELRRVADEGRFIRTEAAYFLLQIYMIYEPDFAQSLAYVQRLRAWHPDNPFFHTLEGRVHAQWGRWREARRIYAEVLERYRAGQAGYTDALAVQALYYLGRAALNDGDPARAAGYLEELERITAREKRDSYFKTLGTLRLGMAYDALGRRSEALERYRRVRKMKDYAGAHDRARQYQKTPYGG; encoded by the coding sequence ATGGTGACCGTTTTTCGATACGGCTTGATGCGGCTGGTGCCGGCGGTGCTGGGGGGGCTCCTGGCGGGTGTGCCCCCCGCACCGGCACAACCGGCCCGCCCCGCCGCGCTGGACGGGTTCGCCTCCGTCCTCGACGACCCGCGTGTGCAGGCGCTCGGCGAAGCGGGGCTCGACCTGCTCTACAACATGAAGCTCGACGAGGCACGCCGCACCTTCGACCGGATCGAGGCCCTCTATCCCGCACACCCCATCGGCCCGTTCCTCCGTGGCCTCATCACCTGGTGGCAGATCCTGCCCGACCTGCACGACACGTCGCACGACGAGGCCTTCATCCGGCAGATGGACGAGGTCGTCCGCCGCAGCGACCGGCTCCTCAAACGCAACCGTGACGACTTCGACGCCATGTTCTTCAAGGGCGCCGCACTGGGCTTCCGGGGCCGGCTCCTCTCGAACCGCGGCGAATGGCTCCGGGCCGCCCGCGATGGCAAGGAGGCCATGCAATATGTCTTCCGCATCGCCGAGCACGACACCGCCAACGCCGACTTCATCTTCGGCAAGGGCGTCTACGACTACTTCGCCGACGTGGTGCCGGAGAAGTACCCGGTCGTGAAGCCGCTCATGCTCTTCTTCCCGGACGGCGACCGCACCCGCGGCCTGCGCGAGCTCCGGCGCGTGGCCGACGAGGGACGCTTCATCCGGACCGAGGCCGCCTATTTCCTGCTCCAGATCTACATGATCTACGAGCCGGACTTCGCCCAGAGCCTCGCCTACGTGCAGCGGCTCCGCGCCTGGCATCCGGACAACCCCTTCTTCCACACGCTCGAAGGACGGGTGCACGCGCAATGGGGCCGCTGGCGCGAGGCCCGGCGCATCTACGCCGAGGTGCTGGAGCGCTACCGGGCCGGACAGGCCGGGTACACGGACGCCCTGGCCGTGCAGGCCCTCTATTACCTGGGGCGTGCCGCCCTCAACGACGGGGACCCCGCCCGCGCCGCCGGCTACCTCGAAGAACTCGAACGGATCACCGCCCGTGAAAAGCGGGACTCGTACTTCAAGACGCTGGGCACCTTGCGCCTGGGCATGGCCTACGACGCCCTGGGCCGCCGCAGCGAGGCCCTGGAGCGCTACCGCCGCGTGCGCAAGATGAAAGACTACGCCGGGGCGCACGACCGGGCCAGACAGTACCAGAAGACCCCCTACGGCGGGTGA
- a CDS encoding sensor histidine kinase — protein sequence MHGIVFRCLLRPGYARRRPRVWCTVLVLGGVLAGCGGTGASGPGPVDFEDVRQAAWAFTAFGMALLAALLFGLQWLWWRKEVRALSVCLLALAAAACLPATSGMPAVLPYGVVSPWATAGSLALNGLVAFAFMAFFPEAFARLPVGRRRPDPEAAGGEGAAREGRWPRVLTLLALLAVGGSGALVVAAFLVSPAFVALLVTLGRWLGVVLAVPAVVLVGHALLRRRPGAPVFAAGFGLLLAGGVYDFLRSAGVLTPYALLVFVLLLGGRLVHEHVAARRRAERLEKAVAQRARRLRATGIAMKASRLAGGQFLAIVGHELRTPLAAILGYTQRLEDEGGHRLEPEHRAHLQTIRVSTERLLAFLNDLLDLARIETGRAPRNPACFALRPLVEETVRQLSPLAARHQRALAVDFRDEAVRVYADPMRLRQVLVGLVSSALKITERERVTVEVAAATWQARPAAVIVVRDTEAGLPPGARPQVAADTGRFERFLHEERFFGKHRDSELGLAITRELVEWMGGRISVTGEPGAGVVFTVVLPSGPPEQADPDPGRTPVRTAR from the coding sequence ATGCACGGTATCGTGTTCAGGTGTCTTCTCCGGCCCGGGTACGCCCGGCGCCGCCCGCGGGTGTGGTGCACCGTGCTGGTGCTGGGGGGGGTGCTGGCCGGATGCGGGGGGACAGGGGCAAGCGGCCCCGGTCCGGTCGATTTCGAGGACGTCCGGCAGGCGGCGTGGGCGTTCACGGCGTTCGGCATGGCGTTGCTGGCGGCGTTGTTGTTCGGCCTTCAATGGCTCTGGTGGCGGAAGGAGGTACGGGCGCTGTCGGTGTGTTTGCTTGCGCTGGCGGCGGCGGCGTGCCTGCCCGCCACGTCCGGGATGCCGGCGGTCCTGCCGTACGGGGTGGTCTCTCCGTGGGCGACGGCGGGCAGCCTGGCGCTCAATGGCCTGGTGGCGTTCGCCTTCATGGCGTTCTTTCCGGAGGCGTTTGCCCGCTTGCCGGTGGGCCGGCGTCGTCCGGATCCGGAGGCGGCCGGGGGGGAAGGGGCGGCCCGGGAGGGCCGATGGCCCCGGGTGCTCACGTTGCTGGCGCTGCTGGCCGTGGGAGGGAGCGGAGCCCTCGTCGTGGCGGCGTTCCTGGTCTCGCCGGCGTTCGTGGCGTTGCTCGTGACGCTCGGCCGGTGGCTCGGGGTGGTGCTGGCCGTGCCGGCCGTCGTGCTGGTGGGGCACGCGTTGCTGCGTCGTCGTCCGGGGGCGCCGGTGTTTGCGGCCGGCTTCGGGCTGCTGCTGGCCGGCGGGGTGTATGACTTTCTGCGGTCGGCGGGGGTGCTCACCCCGTACGCCCTGCTTGTCTTCGTGCTGCTGCTGGGGGGCAGGCTGGTGCACGAGCACGTGGCGGCCCGGCGGCGGGCCGAGCGGCTCGAGAAGGCCGTCGCCCAGCGTGCACGGCGGCTGCGTGCGACCGGCATCGCCATGAAGGCGTCCCGCCTGGCCGGCGGGCAGTTCCTGGCGATCGTCGGCCACGAACTGCGCACGCCGCTGGCGGCCATCCTGGGCTACACCCAGCGGCTCGAAGACGAAGGGGGCCACCGTCTCGAACCGGAACACCGCGCGCACCTGCAAACCATCCGCGTGAGCACGGAGCGCCTGCTCGCCTTCCTCAACGACCTGCTGGACCTTGCGCGGATCGAAACCGGCCGGGCGCCCCGCAACCCCGCGTGCTTTGCGCTGCGACCCCTCGTCGAAGAGACGGTCCGGCAGCTTTCCCCGCTGGCGGCCCGGCACCAGCGGGCGCTGGCCGTCGATTTCAGGGACGAAGCCGTCCGGGTCTACGCCGATCCGATGCGCCTGCGCCAGGTGCTCGTGGGCCTCGTCTCGAGCGCGCTCAAGATCACGGAACGGGAGCGGGTGACGGTGGAGGTTGCGGCCGCGACCTGGCAGGCCCGCCCGGCCGCCGTGATCGTCGTGCGGGACACGGAGGCGGGCCTCCCGCCCGGCGCTCGCCCGCAGGTCGCGGCGGATACAGGCCGGTTCGAGCGTTTTCTCCACGAGGAACGGTTCTTCGGCAAGCACCGCGATAGCGAGCTCGGGCTGGCGATAACCCGCGAGCTCGTCGAATGGATGGGGGGGCGGATCAGCGTCACGGGCGAGCCCGGGGCGGGGGTGGTCTTCACCGTGGTGCTGCCCTCCGGGCCGCCGGAGCAGGCCGATCCCGATCCCGGCCGCACGCCGGTCCGCACCGCCCGGTAA
- a CDS encoding tyrosine-type recombinase/integrase: MAQLLHGSGLQDLDLHGRRLVVRGGKSRKDRGTLLPTRLEPSLRTHLAQVRPWYDGDRADGVPGVYLPDALARRYPRAATSWPWRLRLTTPVDGPADGPGAAASPGGSPASAGTGRTPGRADAAGLAAYAAALVRTHLLEAGYDTRTVQQHLGHADVCTTMIYTHVMGKGALGVVSPLDTL, encoded by the coding sequence GTGGCCCAACTACTCCACGGCAGCGGCCTGCAGGACCTCGACCTGCACGGCCGGCGTCTCGTCGTGCGCGGCGGTAAAAGCCGCAAGGACCGCGGGACACTCCTGCCAACCCGGCTGGAACCGTCCCTCCGTACCCACCTCGCTCAGGTCCGGCCGTGGTACGACGGCGACCGAGCCGACGGCGTTCCGGGCGTCTACCTGCCCGACGCGCTGGCGCGCAGGTACCCGCGGGCGGCCACGTCGTGGCCCTGGCGTCTTCGCCTCACCACGCCGGTCGACGGACCCGCGGACGGGCCTGGAGCGGCAGCATCACCTGGCGGCAGTCCAGCGTCTGCCGGCACAGGCCGCACACCGGGCAGGGCTGACGCAGCCGGTCTCGCCGCATACGCTGCGGCACTCGTTCGCACACACCTGCTCGAAGCCGGCTACGACACCCGCACCGTGCAACAACACCTCGGCCACGCAGACGTCTGCACGACGATGATCTACACCCACGTGATGGGGAAAGGCGCCCTCGGCGTCGTCAGCCCGCTGGACACGCTGTGA
- a CDS encoding vWA domain-containing protein, whose amino-acid sequence MFFRYSEWDEQRHGGAPTTFEKLFELFQQLLQYTAGDAAEALHWMTQLDQRYGLTDEGMGLGDFIEELKKRGYLEQDAQGVIRITPRTEGTLRRRSLEEIFTRLRKGRQGRHKTPFAGQGDERLPETRAWQFGDDPHLLDVTGTLSNAFRRTGIDDWDLREDDFVVHETDHHTSVATVLMIDLSHSMVLYGEDRITPARKTALALAELIMTHYPKDTLDIVAFGNDAWEVSVKDLPYLNVGPYYTNTRAGLQRARDILRRRKNRNKQIFLITDGKPSCHFENGRMYRNAFGLDRRIVNKVLDEAVICRREGIVITTFMIARDPYLQDFVRRLTEANRGRAYYASLDELGTFLFEDYIRNRRKTVR is encoded by the coding sequence ATGTTTTTCCGTTATTCCGAGTGGGACGAGCAGCGCCACGGGGGGGCACCGACCACCTTCGAAAAGCTGTTCGAACTGTTTCAGCAGCTGCTCCAGTATACGGCCGGTGATGCCGCGGAAGCCCTTCACTGGATGACGCAGCTCGACCAGCGCTACGGCCTCACCGACGAGGGGATGGGCCTGGGCGACTTCATCGAAGAGTTGAAAAAACGGGGGTACCTGGAGCAAGACGCGCAGGGCGTGATCCGGATCACCCCGCGCACCGAGGGCACCCTGCGCCGGCGTTCCCTCGAAGAGATCTTCACGCGCCTGCGCAAAGGCCGGCAGGGCCGCCACAAAACCCCCTTCGCCGGCCAGGGCGACGAGCGCCTGCCCGAGACGCGGGCCTGGCAGTTCGGCGACGATCCCCACCTGCTCGACGTCACCGGCACGCTCTCGAACGCCTTCCGCCGCACCGGCATCGACGACTGGGACCTGCGCGAGGACGACTTCGTGGTGCACGAGACGGACCACCACACGAGCGTCGCCACCGTGCTGATGATCGACCTCTCGCACTCGATGGTGCTCTACGGCGAGGACCGCATCACCCCGGCCCGCAAGACGGCCCTGGCCCTGGCCGAGCTCATCATGACCCACTACCCGAAGGACACGCTCGACATCGTCGCCTTCGGCAACGACGCCTGGGAGGTCTCGGTGAAAGACCTGCCCTACCTGAACGTGGGGCCGTACTACACCAACACCCGCGCCGGCCTGCAACGCGCCCGCGACATCCTGCGCCGCCGCAAGAACCGCAACAAGCAGATCTTTCTGATCACCGACGGCAAGCCGAGCTGCCACTTCGAAAACGGGCGGATGTACCGCAACGCCTTCGGCCTGGACCGACGCATCGTCAACAAGGTGCTGGACGAGGCCGTCATCTGCCGGCGCGAAGGCATCGTCATCACCACGTTCATGATCGCCCGCGACCCCTACCTCCAGGATTTCGTCCGCCGGCTCACCGAGGCCAACCGGGGCCGGGCCTACTACGCCTCGCTCGACGAGCTGGGCACCTTCCTCTTCGAAGACTACATCCGAAACCGCCGGAAAACAGTGCGGTAG
- a CDS encoding DUF1772 domain-containing protein yields MSSEGIFQIALILATFLCSLVAGFLLAFALVVMPGIKSLNDSDFIRAFQVMDRIIQNNQPFFVSLWVGSVVALIIATVLGIAQFETRYILIIFATLAYLLGVQLPTITINIPLNNKIQTLDVDTMSETMQRAFRQDFESRWNLWNSIRTVFASLASALLIILLFMI; encoded by the coding sequence ATGTCAAGTGAGGGAATCTTTCAAATTGCATTGATCTTGGCTACATTTCTGTGTTCCCTGGTTGCAGGCTTTTTGCTTGCTTTTGCCCTAGTGGTGATGCCTGGCATAAAGAGTTTAAATGACTCGGATTTCATTCGAGCTTTTCAAGTGATGGATCGCATTATTCAAAATAATCAGCCGTTTTTTGTGTCGTTATGGGTTGGTTCAGTTGTGGCCTTGATTATCGCGACTGTGCTTGGTATCGCACAATTTGAAACTAGATATATACTTATAATATTCGCCACACTCGCCTATCTTCTCGGCGTCCAATTACCGACAATCACTATTAACATACCGCTGAATAACAAAATACAAACTCTGGATGTCGATACCATGAGTGAAACAATGCAAAGAGCGTTTCGTCAAGACTTTGAATCACGTTGGAACCTATGGAATTCAATCAGGACAGTCTTTGCGAGCCTGGCATCTGCTTTGTTAATAATTCTACTATTCATGATTTGA
- a CDS encoding LytR/AlgR family response regulator transcription factor, whose translation MKILIIEDEDHAASHLRTLLGACTDEADVVGVIDSIEEAVRVLATGPPLDLIFLDIYLADGIAFEIFEQMSIDTPIIFTTAYDNYAIQAFDVNSIDYLLKPIRKDALQKALAKFNRLEQHRRHGVDSRILDHLASLLRESPNYQKSFLISYGDRLLPVLADDFAYFEIKNGVVRGVTFENKHFIMDETLQELEDQLNPTMFYRANRQVIVNYRAIVEVTYYFNGRLLVGVKPPSENKVLISKARASAFKNWIRGR comes from the coding sequence ATGAAGATCCTGATCATCGAAGACGAAGACCATGCCGCCAGCCACCTGCGGACTCTGCTTGGTGCCTGTACAGACGAAGCCGACGTTGTAGGAGTCATTGACAGCATAGAAGAGGCTGTGCGGGTGCTGGCCACCGGCCCACCGCTTGATCTAATCTTTCTGGACATCTATCTCGCTGACGGCATCGCCTTCGAGATCTTTGAGCAGATGTCAATTGATACCCCCATCATCTTCACGACCGCCTACGACAACTACGCAATTCAGGCTTTTGATGTCAACAGCATTGATTACCTACTCAAGCCGATTCGCAAAGACGCCTTACAGAAGGCTTTGGCCAAGTTTAACCGGCTCGAGCAGCACCGGCGGCATGGGGTCGACAGCCGTATACTCGACCACCTGGCTTCACTGCTTCGTGAATCCCCGAACTACCAAAAGAGTTTTCTCATCAGCTACGGCGATCGCCTCCTGCCCGTGCTGGCCGATGATTTTGCCTACTTCGAAATCAAAAATGGCGTCGTGCGCGGCGTAACCTTTGAGAACAAGCATTTCATAATGGACGAGACACTGCAAGAACTCGAAGATCAACTGAATCCGACCATGTTCTACCGTGCCAACCGGCAGGTTATCGTCAACTACCGAGCGATTGTCGAGGTAACCTATTACTTCAATGGTCGGTTACTCGTCGGCGTGAAACCGCCTTCGGAGAACAAGGTGTTGATCAGCAAGGCACGGGCTTCGGCCTTCAAAAACTGGATACGGGGCCGGTGA
- a CDS encoding sensor histidine kinase: MLILCSSLMTTAFVTLPRIGFWFQIQKTQPDITLHGLDFVLRSVYAFVLALLFFLLNLEVRQIRIAGLTIPMETWYQRLIVNIAVLVVASSALIELHLALFDPYLHERFFKALMMGTNTLVMVLSMLGSSIYTLIQQKHQVELENLMLQHKEAEMRYSAVKHQLNPHFLFNTFNTLTALITSDAHAALRLVDTMAEVYRYVLRVSSENLTTVAEELRFAAAYADMLTQRYADKLTVAMQVDASLYAGMVPPLAVQMLIENAVKHNVVSRKRPLRVEVYSSNDGAIVVSNNLQRRTGPRTSNGMGLYHLNERYRYLCGTEIHVQETTDTFRVTVPVIAPEEPGR, from the coding sequence ATGCTGATCCTGTGCTCGTCGCTGATGACGACCGCCTTCGTTACGCTGCCTCGGATAGGGTTCTGGTTCCAAATACAAAAGACGCAGCCTGATATCACTCTCCATGGGCTCGATTTTGTACTGCGCTCCGTATATGCATTTGTCCTAGCGCTGCTATTCTTCTTGCTGAACCTAGAAGTGCGACAGATTCGCATCGCCGGCCTGACCATTCCCATGGAGACGTGGTATCAGCGCCTGATCGTAAATATTGCGGTTCTGGTTGTGGCAAGCAGCGCCCTGATCGAACTCCACCTAGCGCTGTTCGATCCATACCTGCACGAACGGTTCTTCAAGGCGCTCATGATGGGCACAAACACACTGGTTATGGTCCTCTCGATGCTGGGATCATCCATCTACACACTTATCCAGCAGAAGCATCAGGTCGAACTCGAAAACTTGATGCTCCAGCACAAGGAGGCCGAGATGCGGTACAGCGCTGTCAAACACCAGCTGAACCCGCACTTCCTATTTAACACATTCAACACGCTGACTGCGCTGATTACGAGCGATGCGCACGCCGCCCTGCGGCTGGTCGATACCATGGCCGAGGTCTACCGGTATGTACTCCGAGTATCTTCAGAGAACTTAACGACCGTGGCGGAAGAACTCCGGTTTGCTGCAGCCTATGCCGATATGCTCACCCAGCGGTACGCCGATAAACTCACCGTGGCGATGCAGGTAGATGCATCCCTGTATGCCGGTATGGTGCCACCGCTAGCCGTACAGATGCTGATTGAAAACGCGGTCAAACACAACGTCGTTTCCAGGAAGCGACCCCTTCGCGTCGAAGTGTATTCCAGCAACGACGGGGCGATCGTTGTGTCGAACAATCTGCAACGACGAACGGGGCCACGTACTTCGAACGGAATGGGATTGTACCACCTCAACGAGCGATACCGGTACCTGTGTGGTACAGAGATCCATGTCCAGGAAACGACCGACACATTCCGGGTCACCGTGCCCGTAATTGCGCCAGAAGAGCCTGGGCGTTGA
- a CDS encoding extracellular catalytic domain type 1 short-chain-length polyhydroxyalkanoate depolymerase, whose product MKLFAMHPVRVRTSSDRLVLCCNLIALLGAVGCSSYTPVPAPSHRLYDTLMVDGRLRTYLLNLPPSYADSADPYPLVIALHGLGGDAWQFERDYRFTDKATADEFVVAYPEGIPSRGPLRLRMWNAGTCCGEPVEQNVDDVAFISALIGHLVATYRIDPQRVYVAGMSNGGMMAYRLACEVADRIAAVAIVSGTMVVNDCRPAHPMPILHLHSVRDTVVPYKGGEGLGGYVFPSVDSVLTVWGEVNGCAPSPRSITFKDYSLTTWFSCDAGAEIEMYLTEDGGHAWPGGRKPRPRADTPSTAIDANTLIWAFFQRFPPP is encoded by the coding sequence ATGAAGCTGTTCGCAATGCATCCGGTACGTGTGCGTACTTCAAGTGATCGTCTCGTCTTGTGCTGCAACCTGATTGCTCTGCTGGGAGCGGTTGGTTGCAGTAGCTACACGCCCGTGCCTGCTCCCTCGCATCGTCTATACGACACGCTGATGGTAGACGGACGCCTGCGTACCTACCTCCTCAATCTGCCACCTAGCTACGCCGACAGTGCCGATCCCTATCCGCTCGTCATAGCACTCCATGGCCTGGGGGGTGATGCATGGCAGTTCGAGCGGGATTACCGGTTCACCGACAAGGCTACAGCCGATGAATTCGTCGTCGCATACCCGGAAGGAATCCCCAGCCGTGGACCGTTGCGCCTGCGTATGTGGAATGCAGGGACCTGCTGTGGCGAGCCTGTCGAACAGAACGTCGATGATGTAGCCTTCATCAGCGCACTGATCGGTCATCTGGTGGCTACCTATCGGATCGACCCTCAGCGAGTCTATGTGGCCGGCATGTCCAACGGCGGCATGATGGCCTACCGGCTGGCCTGTGAAGTCGCCGATCGGATCGCAGCAGTGGCGATAGTGAGTGGTACCATGGTAGTCAACGACTGCCGCCCAGCACACCCCATGCCCATCTTACATCTGCATTCGGTGCGCGACACGGTCGTGCCGTATAAGGGTGGTGAAGGCCTGGGAGGATATGTATTTCCATCGGTTGACTCCGTGCTCACGGTTTGGGGAGAAGTCAATGGCTGTGCCCCCTCCCCTCGGTCGATCACATTCAAGGACTATTCCCTCACCACATGGTTCTCCTGTGACGCGGGCGCAGAAATTGAAATGTATTTGACCGAAGATGGTGGGCATGCCTGGCCCGGAGGACGAAAGCCGAGACCTCGCGCGGACACACCATCGACCGCCATTGATGCCAATACATTGATCTGGGCGTTCTTCCAGCGCTTCCCGCCCCCCTAA
- a CDS encoding transposase, with translation MLQVTLDANQVQDLFTGDDPLRALLEPVLNQILEAETTGHLGAEPYARTQPRQAYGYRARRLTTRVGMLTLCVPRSRDDSSSSARSSIDAQRPRGHARGPPRAAGRSSAPALSP, from the coding sequence ATGCTCCAGGTTACGCTCGACGCCAACCAGGTCCAAGACCTCTTCACCGGAGACGATCCCTTGCGTGCGCTCCTCGAACCAGTACTCAACCAGATCCTCGAAGCCGAGACGACCGGGCATCTCGGTGCCGAGCCCTACGCGCGCACCCAGCCCCGGCAAGCCTACGGCTATCGGGCCCGGCGCTTGACCACACGCGTGGGCATGCTGACGCTGTGCGTGCCCCGGAGCCGCGACGACTCATCCTCGTCTGCCAGGAGTTCAATTGATGCGCAACGTCCTCGGGGCCACGCCCGGGGCCCACCACGCGCAGCTGGTCGATCATCTGCGCCGGCTCTTTCGCCGTGA
- a CDS encoding IS3 family transposase: MKKKNHTPEQIITKLRKVEALTAQGATVAEATRQIGVAEQTVYRWKKHYGQMDHSQAKRLKELQKENARLKKLLAEKDLDAEPGVSERRACKVLGQSRSTQGYASKKPEKDRTRTKRMHQLAEDNPRAGYRMITGLLRREGWRINRKRVHRLWKRSGLQVPKKQRKRRRLGTSGNGCVRLKAQYPGHVWSVDFLFDTTEDGRQLKFMPVLDEYTRECLVIDVSRSVTSERVIRELTRLFQEHSPPGNLRSDNGPEFIAEALKHFLADQEVETRYIEPGAPWQNGYVESFNATFRDELLDRELFSTLLEAKVLSEQYRRRYNQYRPHSSLDYLTSAEYAAATQKQPVEIWTTPSELPTSPQFDNGNEIKDGHQEPVPALT; encoded by the coding sequence ATGAAGAAGAAAAACCACACCCCCGAACAGATCATCACCAAACTCCGCAAGGTCGAAGCCCTCACCGCACAGGGGGCCACCGTCGCCGAGGCCACCAGGCAGATCGGCGTGGCCGAACAGACCGTCTACCGCTGGAAGAAGCACTACGGCCAGATGGATCACAGCCAGGCCAAACGCCTCAAGGAGCTTCAGAAGGAAAACGCCCGCCTCAAGAAACTCCTGGCTGAGAAGGATCTCGATGCGGAACCGGGCGTCAGTGAGCGGCGGGCTTGTAAAGTACTCGGGCAGTCTCGTTCGACCCAGGGCTACGCTTCGAAGAAGCCGGAGAAGGACCGAACACGGACCAAACGTATGCATCAGCTTGCCGAAGACAATCCGCGTGCCGGCTACCGCATGATCACCGGTCTGCTGCGCCGAGAAGGCTGGCGGATCAACCGCAAGCGCGTGCATCGTTTGTGGAAGCGCTCCGGCCTCCAGGTGCCCAAGAAGCAGCGTAAACGCCGCCGTCTGGGTACAAGTGGTAACGGCTGTGTGCGTCTGAAGGCGCAGTATCCAGGTCACGTCTGGAGTGTGGATTTCCTCTTCGACACGACCGAGGACGGTCGCCAGTTGAAGTTCATGCCCGTGCTCGACGAATACACAAGAGAGTGCCTTGTGATCGATGTCTCGCGTTCGGTCACCTCCGAGCGGGTGATTCGAGAACTCACACGGCTCTTCCAAGAGCATAGCCCGCCGGGGAATCTGCGCTCGGACAACGGCCCGGAGTTCATCGCCGAGGCACTCAAGCACTTCTTGGCTGACCAAGAGGTTGAGACGCGTTATATTGAACCGGGTGCTCCCTGGCAGAACGGCTACGTCGAGTCGTTCAATGCGACGTTTCGCGACGAGCTGCTGGATCGAGAACTCTTCTCGACGCTCTTGGAAGCGAAGGTACTCAGTGAGCAATATCGTCGTCGTTACAACCAGTACCGTCCCCACAGCAGCCTGGACTACCTGACGTCCGCCGAATACGCCGCAGCCACACAAAAGCAGCCTGTGGAGATATGGACAACGCCTTCGGAATTGCCCACATCCCCACAGTTCGACAACGGCAACGAAATCAAAGACGGCCATCAAGAACCGGTGCCTGCACTAACATAG